The genomic DNA CTCGATGAACGCGCGGGCGCTGATGCACCTGCTCAACATGCGGATGAAGGGCGACGCCCAGTGGGAGGTCAGACACCTCTCCGAGCGCGTGCTGGAGGAGGCGAAGGAGTGGATGCCGTACACGTTCGAGCGGTACGAGGAGAAGCACCCGCAGCCGCTGTCGCCGTAGCGGACCGGTCAGGGGTCGTCCGCCCCACCCGGCCACAGGGACACGACGCCCTCCGTGTCCACCACCGGTTCCGGGTGGTCCCACGCGAGGTAGTGGCGGAACCGGGGACGATGGGGGACGTCGAACACGAGCTGCAGGCGGACCGACTCCCCCGGCGCCAGGCCGTCGTACCACACGAGCGGGCGGATGCCAGGCGCGCCGTCCGGCTGGCGGAGGCGGTCGAAGGGCACGCCCCGGAGCGAGTGGAGGTGACGGTAGATTCCGCCCGCCAGCTGCAGCCGGAAGACGGTGTCACGGACCGCCGGCAGCCGCTCGTCGCCGGTGTTCTCGATGGTGAAGTCGTAGGCGAGGTAGCGGCCGCGCTCGGGGTCGACGCTCGCGGTGCCGTCCTCTCCCTCGTAGGACACCGAGGCGAAGGCGGTCCAGCGCCGTGCCGTGACGCGGGTGCCGTCGGCGGCCGTCGCGCTCGCCCCGAGGACACGGGCGGCCGGAGCGGGGCCCGGACGCCGCGTCGGACTGGGGCTCGCGGTCGCCGTCGGTGTCCCCGCCAGGGAATCGTCGCCGTCGACCCCATCGCTGCAGCCGGCGACACAGAGCGCCGCGCCGGGGGCGAGCGCGCGCAGGACCCGGCGGCGGCTATGCACATCCGGTCATCGGCAGGTCCGGACAGGAAGGTTGTGGCTCGGCGGTATCGGGCCCCAGCTCCGTGTCCGTCACCGCCCCGTGATGTCGACCTCGCTAGCGGCGAAGGTGCCGCAGACGCCGCCGACGGTACTGAGGACGAGCACGTAGGCGGCGAGCAGCGCGCCCCCGGCCCTCTCGTCGTGCCGCCGGGTCGCCGGTACCGTCTGACATATCGGGCCGTTGCGCGCAGAGCGGCAAGAAATTCCCGCCGGCGGCCACGACGCCCGGCCGTCGACCGTCCAGGATGCCCGACCGTCGACCGGCCAGGTAACCGAACCACGACTCGGCGCGGGGATTAACGTGGACGGCGCCCGGAGGAACGCGCATGGCAACCGAGGAGTCGGACCCCGCCGCGGACCCGCGGGCCGACTACGACTACGTGGGTGGTGGTGCGCCCGAGGAACACGTCGACCTGGTGGCGGGCCTCCGCGAGCGGGTGGCGGGCGAGGTCCGGTTCGACGAGTTCACGCGCTCGCTGTATGCGACGGACGCCTCCGCCTACGAGGTGACACCCGTCGGCGTGGTGCTCCCTCGGGACACCGAGGACGTGGCGGCGACGGTCGAGTTCTGTGCCGAGGAGGGTGTGCCGGTCCTCCCTCGCGGCGGCGGCACGTCGCTGGCCGGCCAGTCGGTGAACGAGGCGGTCGTCCTGGACTTCACGGCCGAGATGGACGCCATCGTCGAGGTCGACCCCGACGGGCGGACGGCGACGGCCCAGCCGGGCTGTCTGCTGGGGGACCTGAACGCCCGCCTCGCGGAGCACGACCTGAAGTTCGCCCCGGACCCGGCGTGGGGCGACAAATCCGCCATCGGCGGTGCCGTCGGTAACAACTCCACGGGCGCGCACTCGCTCCAGTACGGCAAGACCGACGCCTACGTCGAGTCCTGCGAGGTCGTCCTCGCGGACGGGACGACCGCGACGTTCGGGGAGACGACGGTCGGCGACCTGCGACGCCAGGCCGAGAGCGACTGGTCCATCCGCGCCAAGGTCGCGAAACGGGTGCTCCGCCTGCTGGAGGCCGAGGCCGGCGCCATCGACGACGCGTTCCCCGACCTGAAGCGGAACGTCTCCGGCTACAACCTCGACGCGCTCGTCGCGGACGCCTACGAGGGGCTCCACCGCGACCCGGGGGACCTGGGGGTGGGCGACCGGGGCGCCGGCCGCGACGACGGCCCCAGCGACGGTAGCGGCGACGTCGAACCGCTGCCCGACGACGCGACGGTGAACCTCGCGAAACTGCTGTGCGGCTCGGAGGGGACCCTCGCCGTCGTTACGGAGGTGACGGTGTCGCTGGAACCCGTCCCCGAGACGAAGTCGGTCGCGCTGCTGGGCTACGAGGACCTCGTGACCGCGATGGAGGACGTGGCGCCCATCCTCGACCACGACCCCGCCGCGGTCGAGGTGCTGGACGACGTGCTGCTGGACCTCGCGCGGGACACGACGGAGTTCGGCGACCTCGTGCGGGACCTCGCGCCCCGCGGGACCGGGGCCGTGCTGCTGGTGGAGTTCTACGCCCCCGACGACGGGACGGGCCGCGAGCGTGTGGCCGACCTGTTCGCCGACCGGGCACGTCACCTCGACGCGGAGCCGGCGGCCGAGCCGCCGGGCGAGGCGCCGGCCAGCGACGACCCGGGGCGCGCCACCTTCGCCCGCGAGGCACACGACGACGACGACCGGGCGCGCTTCTGGAAGCTCCGCAAGTCCGGCCTCCCCATCCTGCTGGGCCGCACCAGCGACGCGAAGCACATCTCCTTCGTCGAGGACTGCGCGGTCCCGCCCGAGCGACTGCCCGAGTACGTCGCGGACTTCCGCGAGGTGCTGGAGCGCCACGACACGTACGCCTCCTTCTACGCCCACGCCGGGCCGGGCTGTCTCCACGTCCGGCCGCTGGTGAACACGAAGACCGTGGAGGGGGTCATGCGGATGCAGTCCATCGCCGACGACGTGACCGACCTCGTCGTCGAGTACGGCGGCTCGGTCTCGGGCGAGCACGGCGACGGCCGCGCCCGCTCGGGGTGGAACCGGAAGCTGTACGGCGACCACGTATACCGGATCTTCCGCGACCTGAAGGCGACCTTCGACCCGGAGGGGCTGCTCAACCCGGGCCAGATCTGCGGCGACGTGGACATGACCGAGAACCTCCGGTTCTCACCGGAGTACGAGTTCGACGCCGGCGTCCTCGCGGGTGCGGACGCGGGCGACGGGGGCGACGACACCGGCGACGGCGACAGCGGCGCCGGCTTCGAGCCCACCCTCTCGTGGGACAACGAGAACGGCTTCCAGGGGATGGTCGAACTCTGTCACGGCTGCGGGGGCTGCCGCGGGCCACAGGAGACGACGGGCGGCGTGATGTGCCCCACCTACCGCGCGGCCGACGAGGAGATCCAGGCGACCCGGGGGCGCGCGAACGCACTCCGGCAGCTCCTCTCGGGCGACCTCGACCCCGAGACGGCCGACGAGGAGTTCCTCCACGAGGTGATGGACCTCTGTGTCGGCTGCAAGGGGTGTGCCCGGGACTGTCCCTCGCAGGTCGACATGGCGAAGCTCAAGGCCGAGGTCGAGCACGCCGCCCACGAGCAGGGCGGGACACCCCACCGCCGCGACCGCCTCTTCGCCAACGTGTTCGACCTCTCGGCTGCCGGCTCGCGGTTCGCGCCGCTCGTGAACGCGCTGGGGTCGCTCCCCGGGAGCGGCTGGCTGGCCGAGAAGACGCTCGGCATCGCCCGCGAGCGCGATCTCCCGGCGTTCGCGAGCGAGTCGTTCGTCGACTGGTTCGAAGCCCGCGAGCCGGCCATCGCGGCCGATGGCGCCGCCCACCGGGTCGTCCTCCTGCCGGACCCGTACTCGACGTACGTCACGCCGGAGGTGGCTCGCGCCGCCGTCGAGGTCCTCGAAGCCGCCGGCGTCCACGTCGCCCTCGCGGAGCCACTCCCGTCGGGCCGGGCGGCCCACTCGAAGGGCTTCCTCGACACGGCCCGCGAGCGGGCCCGCGACGTGGTGGCCGAACTCGCGCCACGGGTCGAGGACGGCTACGACGTGGTCGTCGTGGAGCCCACCGACGCCGTGATGGTGCAGTCGGACTACGGCGACCTCCTGTCTGGCACGGCCGTCGAGCTGGTCCGCGAGTACACGCACGGCGTCTGCGAGTACCTCGACCGCCACGACCTCGACCGGGACGTGGCGTTCGACGCCGACGGGGCCGTCGGCGAGGGTGCTGAGCACGCCCCGCTCGCCGGGTCGCTGGCCTACCACGGCCACTGCCACCAGAAGGCGACGAAGAAGGACCACCACGCGGTGGGTGTCCTCCGGCGTGCCGGCTTCGAGGTGGACCCGCTCGACTCGACCTGCTGTGGGATGGCCGGCTCCTTCGGCTACGAGGCCGAGCACTACTCGATGAGCCGGGCGGTCGGAGAACTGCTGTTCGAGCAGGTCGAGACCAGCCCGGCCGAGACGGTGGTTGCACCGGGGGCGTCGTGCCGGACGCAACTCGACGACTGGGAGGGGCTGGACGAGCGACCGCCGCATCCCGTCGAGGTGCTGGCCGCTGCGCTGTCTGAGTAGGATAAATACTCGGATATATTTATAACTCAATTACTTTTGCATTTGTCGACTTAGTAAGTATATTATGGGTTGTATCTGGACATTATTCGATTCGTCTGTTCGTCGAACGTCCGCCGGTCTCTGTGAGGTCAATCAGTTCTCCTGGCGAACACACGGGACAGGACCGCAATCCCGAGCAGATGAACCACGGCCCCGGCGAGGAGATACACTCCCCACGACGAGTCACCGGCGACACCGGCGACGA from Haloglomus litoreum includes the following:
- a CDS encoding FAD-binding and (Fe-S)-binding domain-containing protein, whose protein sequence is MATEESDPAADPRADYDYVGGGAPEEHVDLVAGLRERVAGEVRFDEFTRSLYATDASAYEVTPVGVVLPRDTEDVAATVEFCAEEGVPVLPRGGGTSLAGQSVNEAVVLDFTAEMDAIVEVDPDGRTATAQPGCLLGDLNARLAEHDLKFAPDPAWGDKSAIGGAVGNNSTGAHSLQYGKTDAYVESCEVVLADGTTATFGETTVGDLRRQAESDWSIRAKVAKRVLRLLEAEAGAIDDAFPDLKRNVSGYNLDALVADAYEGLHRDPGDLGVGDRGAGRDDGPSDGSGDVEPLPDDATVNLAKLLCGSEGTLAVVTEVTVSLEPVPETKSVALLGYEDLVTAMEDVAPILDHDPAAVEVLDDVLLDLARDTTEFGDLVRDLAPRGTGAVLLVEFYAPDDGTGRERVADLFADRARHLDAEPAAEPPGEAPASDDPGRATFAREAHDDDDRARFWKLRKSGLPILLGRTSDAKHISFVEDCAVPPERLPEYVADFREVLERHDTYASFYAHAGPGCLHVRPLVNTKTVEGVMRMQSIADDVTDLVVEYGGSVSGEHGDGRARSGWNRKLYGDHVYRIFRDLKATFDPEGLLNPGQICGDVDMTENLRFSPEYEFDAGVLAGADAGDGGDDTGDGDSGAGFEPTLSWDNENGFQGMVELCHGCGGCRGPQETTGGVMCPTYRAADEEIQATRGRANALRQLLSGDLDPETADEEFLHEVMDLCVGCKGCARDCPSQVDMAKLKAEVEHAAHEQGGTPHRRDRLFANVFDLSAAGSRFAPLVNALGSLPGSGWLAEKTLGIARERDLPAFASESFVDWFEAREPAIAADGAAHRVVLLPDPYSTYVTPEVARAAVEVLEAAGVHVALAEPLPSGRAAHSKGFLDTARERARDVVAELAPRVEDGYDVVVVEPTDAVMVQSDYGDLLSGTAVELVREYTHGVCEYLDRHDLDRDVAFDADGAVGEGAEHAPLAGSLAYHGHCHQKATKKDHHAVGVLRRAGFEVDPLDSTCCGMAGSFGYEAEHYSMSRAVGELLFEQVETSPAETVVAPGASCRTQLDDWEGLDERPPHPVEVLAAALSE